A stretch of the Desulfobacter sp. genome encodes the following:
- a CDS encoding ABC transporter ATP-binding protein, whose amino-acid sequence MKPKSPLLLIDQLRVKIPTPRGVVHAVDRVSLSVEKGKILGLVGESGCGKSILCKSILGLLPKGAVISEKSKIMFKGNVLNTLPENELNKIRGRQVAMVFQDPMTALNPVMKIGRQIAEPLVHHLGMGRKKALKKSVELMALAGIPKPGMRLDQYPHQLSGGLCQRVVIAMALACNPQLLIADEPTTALDVTVQAEILDLLDRLGKEQNMAVILVTHDLSVATARCQDIAVMYGGKLVETAPAKTFFSRMKMPYTRALFESLPRLENPVHSKLNPIDGRPPNLISPPRGCCFAPRCACAAQLCHEKKPPFLCGDDKAYKTACWYPLTSPGKGSEQDPIKNKRHWVLNKMDKKKDNTPVLDVQNLMVDYPLSRKKVLPAVIDVSFNIFKGETLGLVGESGCGKTSVARAIIQLPKPTSGRVLFWGEDLTQVSNRRLRQLRPNFQIVFQDAVAALNPRRKIGEAITHPLHMIPQEKASQKKQRVLEIMDQAGIDPDLFDRRPCELSGGQCQRVQIARALMTKPSLLILDEPVSSIDVSIQAQILNLLENLRKQYDLTLLFISHDLSVVKNACDRVAVMYLGKLCEIAPCETLYRTPIHPYTRALLNAIPSPDPFKPSSNAPLMSDEMPSKVSFVWGCRFKTRCPKAVDRCEKKAPLLKMIDADHWVACHFV is encoded by the coding sequence TTGAAACCAAAGAGCCCCCTGCTTTTAATTGACCAGCTCCGGGTGAAGATTCCCACCCCAAGGGGGGTGGTGCATGCGGTTGACCGGGTGAGCCTCTCTGTGGAAAAGGGAAAAATCCTCGGACTTGTGGGGGAATCGGGCTGCGGGAAAAGTATTTTATGCAAATCCATTTTGGGATTATTGCCCAAGGGGGCCGTGATTTCAGAAAAATCCAAAATAATGTTCAAGGGTAACGTCTTGAACACATTGCCTGAAAATGAGCTGAATAAAATCCGGGGCCGGCAGGTCGCCATGGTTTTTCAGGATCCCATGACCGCCTTAAATCCGGTAATGAAAATCGGCAGGCAGATTGCAGAACCCCTGGTGCACCACCTGGGAATGGGGCGCAAAAAGGCATTGAAAAAATCAGTTGAATTAATGGCCTTAGCCGGAATACCCAAACCCGGGATGCGTCTGGATCAATATCCCCATCAATTATCCGGGGGACTTTGCCAGCGGGTGGTCATTGCCATGGCCCTTGCCTGCAATCCCCAATTATTGATTGCGGATGAACCCACAACCGCCCTGGATGTCACGGTTCAGGCAGAAATTTTAGACCTTCTGGACCGGCTGGGCAAAGAACAGAACATGGCCGTCATTCTGGTCACCCATGATCTGAGTGTGGCCACGGCAAGATGCCAGGACATTGCGGTCATGTACGGAGGCAAACTGGTTGAAACCGCCCCTGCAAAAACATTTTTTTCCCGTATGAAAATGCCCTATACCCGCGCCCTTTTTGAGTCTTTACCGCGCCTGGAAAACCCGGTTCATTCAAAGCTGAACCCCATAGACGGTCGGCCGCCCAACCTTATATCCCCGCCCCGGGGATGCTGCTTTGCCCCCCGTTGCGCCTGTGCGGCTCAGCTTTGCCATGAAAAAAAGCCGCCTTTTTTGTGCGGGGATGATAAAGCCTACAAGACCGCGTGCTGGTATCCGCTGACCTCTCCCGGCAAAGGGTCTGAACAAGATCCCATTAAAAACAAGCGGCATTGGGTATTGAATAAAATGGATAAGAAAAAAGACAATACCCCTGTACTGGATGTTCAAAATCTCATGGTGGATTATCCCTTGAGCCGTAAAAAAGTTCTGCCTGCGGTCATCGATGTCAGCTTTAACATTTTTAAAGGAGAAACCCTTGGACTGGTGGGAGAGTCAGGGTGCGGAAAAACCTCTGTGGCCCGGGCCATTATCCAGCTTCCCAAGCCCACATCCGGCAGGGTGCTTTTTTGGGGCGAAGATCTTACCCAGGTTTCAAACCGGCGGTTAAGACAGCTTCGCCCCAATTTTCAGATCGTGTTCCAGGATGCTGTGGCAGCATTGAATCCAAGAAGAAAAATCGGAGAGGCCATCACCCACCCCCTTCATATGATACCCCAGGAAAAGGCCTCCCAAAAAAAACAAAGGGTTCTGGAAATAATGGACCAGGCAGGTATTGATCCTGACCTTTTTGACAGAAGGCCCTGTGAATTGTCCGGCGGGCAATGTCAACGGGTGCAGATTGCCCGGGCCTTGATGACAAAACCTTCTTTGTTAATTCTTGACGAGCCCGTATCATCCATAGATGTTTCAATTCAGGCTCAGATTTTAAACCTTCTTGAAAATTTAAGGAAACAATATGACCTGACCCTGCTTTTTATCTCCCATGATCTGTCGGTTGTCAAAAATGCATGCGACAGGGTGGCGGTCATGTACTTGGGAAAACTCTGCGAGATCGCCCCTTGTGAAACCCTCTATCGCACCCCCATCCACCCCTACACCCGGGCGCTTTTAAACGCGATCCCCAGCCCGGATCCCTTTAAACCCTCATCCAATGCGCCTCTGATGTCAGATGAGATGCCCTCAAAGGTTTCATTTGTTTGGGGTTGCCGGTTTAAAACCCGCTGTCCAAAGGCAGTAGACCGCTGCGAAAAGAAAGCACCTTTGCTCAAGATGATTGATGCGGATCATTGGGTGGCATGTCATTTTGTCTGA
- a CDS encoding ABC transporter permease, which yields MPLSQGFLKNIQSFILPGLSIALVEWVPLMRVLRSDMIATLKEDYILLARAKGIPAYKILFSHALKPSSFTLITILGIQIGHLVGGALIVEIIFALPGVGRLLVGAIYGRDIFMVQGCILFITLAYVGINFCVDAVYSILDPRIRMQPY from the coding sequence GTGCCGCTCTCCCAGGGATTTTTAAAAAATATTCAGTCTTTTATCCTGCCGGGATTGAGCATTGCCCTGGTGGAGTGGGTGCCTTTAATGCGGGTGTTGAGAAGTGACATGATTGCCACCTTAAAAGAAGATTATATCCTTCTGGCCCGGGCCAAGGGCATTCCCGCCTATAAAATTTTGTTCAGCCATGCCTTAAAGCCCTCATCATTTACCTTGATCACCATCTTGGGAATTCAAATCGGACATCTTGTCGGCGGGGCCCTCATCGTGGAGATCATCTTTGCCCTGCCCGGGGTGGGCCGGCTTCTTGTGGGCGCAATTTACGGCAGGGATATTTTCATGGTTCAAGGATGCATCCTGTTTATCACCCTGGCCTATGTCGGCATAAATTTTTGCGTGGATGCCGTGTATTCGATTCTTGACCCCAGAATACGGATGCAACCCTATTGA
- a CDS encoding DUF309 domain-containing protein: MFDPFEKRVSRDIRNQLCQSFLDALSQKDWTIFEKTACLLVKTAPDKDHIDFIHSRMTPYKLVFEKIFPVEADPLKTAWLLWDNALFFECHEWVEELWLKAGGRSKKALQAIIRTNGAHALDEAGRRQAAISSAQKAMALVKEFRAQLPSPFHPDELITSLTSLLAK; the protein is encoded by the coding sequence ATGTTTGATCCCTTTGAAAAACGGGTTTCCCGGGATATCAGAAATCAACTCTGCCAAAGCTTTCTGGACGCGCTGTCCCAAAAAGACTGGACCATATTTGAAAAGACAGCCTGCCTGCTCGTCAAAACAGCCCCTGACAAAGACCATATTGATTTTATCCATTCCAGGATGACACCCTATAAACTCGTATTTGAAAAGATTTTTCCTGTTGAAGCAGACCCCCTGAAAACCGCCTGGCTGCTCTGGGACAACGCCTTGTTTTTTGAATGCCACGAATGGGTCGAAGAGCTATGGCTCAAGGCCGGGGGCAGATCGAAAAAAGCCCTCCAGGCAATCATACGAACCAACGGGGCCCATGCCCTTGATGAGGCCGGGCGCAGGCAGGCCGCCATATCCTCGGCCCAAAAGGCCATGGCCCTGGTCAAAGAATTTAGAGCGCAACTGCCCTCCCCCTTTCATCCCGACGAATTGATCACCTCTTTGACCTCTCTTCTGGCAAAATAA
- a CDS encoding ISL3 family transposase, whose protein sequence is MSTSFIYHAFGLRDYFYKTTRFIGGIITFELIPKPEAVKCPECNSRSVTRKGIVTRDLRTIPVGSKPVILRTAIQRIWCSFCQFVRQIKLSFAQEGKSYTRAFERYVLELSQFMTIKDIAIHLRISWDTIKQIQKEDLLRRYRNIPLEKVRQIAIDEISIGKGHKYLTIVMDLESGRILHVGEGKGGEALKSFWTKVKISKAKIKAVSIDMSPAYLSAVIENLSGSAIVFDRFHVVKLFNEKLSDFRRKLYNLLANTGQQKLLKGVRWLLLKNPENLSDDKKEAQRLEEALKINQPLLVVYYMKEELRQIWNQKKKETAEKIVSNWINLANISKIPMLMKFAKTLAVHRQRILSYYDYRISTGPLEGTNNKIKTMKRKAYGYRDSEFFRLKLLDLHNKRYALIG, encoded by the coding sequence ATGTCCACAAGCTTCATATACCATGCCTTTGGCCTTCGTGACTACTTTTATAAAACAACGCGTTTCATCGGTGGAATAATCACTTTTGAACTCATACCAAAACCGGAGGCGGTAAAATGCCCGGAATGTAATTCCAGGTCCGTCACCAGGAAAGGGATTGTGACAAGAGATCTCAGAACAATACCGGTAGGTTCAAAACCCGTGATTCTCAGGACGGCTATCCAGAGAATTTGGTGTTCGTTCTGTCAATTTGTCCGGCAAATCAAACTATCCTTTGCCCAGGAGGGGAAAAGCTATACCCGGGCTTTTGAACGGTATGTCTTGGAGTTGTCTCAGTTCATGACAATCAAAGATATTGCCATCCATTTAAGGATCAGCTGGGATACGATAAAGCAGATCCAGAAAGAAGACCTGCTGAGGCGTTATCGAAATATCCCCCTTGAGAAAGTCCGGCAGATTGCCATAGATGAAATTTCCATAGGGAAAGGGCATAAATACTTGACCATCGTGATGGATCTGGAATCCGGTAGAATTCTGCACGTGGGAGAAGGAAAAGGTGGTGAAGCTTTGAAATCTTTTTGGACAAAAGTGAAAATATCGAAAGCAAAAATCAAAGCCGTCAGCATCGATATGTCCCCGGCATACTTGAGTGCTGTTATTGAAAATCTTTCTGGTTCAGCAATTGTCTTTGACAGATTTCATGTTGTTAAATTGTTCAATGAGAAACTGTCGGATTTCAGGCGAAAGCTCTACAACCTTCTTGCCAATACCGGGCAACAAAAACTTCTGAAGGGAGTCCGGTGGCTTTTGTTAAAAAATCCCGAAAACCTCAGTGATGACAAGAAGGAGGCCCAACGGTTAGAAGAAGCATTGAAAATAAATCAGCCGCTATTGGTAGTCTACTACATGAAAGAGGAACTCAGGCAAATATGGAATCAAAAGAAAAAAGAAACAGCTGAAAAGATAGTCAGCAATTGGATCAATCTGGCCAATATTTCCAAAATTCCAATGTTGATGAAATTTGCCAAGACCTTGGCTGTGCACAGGCAAAGAATCCTTTCATACTATGATTACAGGATATCTACAGGTCCTTTAGAAGGGACAAATAACAAGATAAAAACCATGAAACGGAAAGCTTATGGATACAGGGATTCGGAGTTTTTCAGGTTGAAACTTTTGGACCTTCACAATAAAAGGTACGCATTAATCGGATGA
- a CDS encoding ABC transporter permease, which produces MGDDNLNNKFIVLAPMSLSEKLGARFWLSMGWVFIVLGCALFADYFPLPEYGHMDWENPTSPPGTPCEMPVRHANGQYLSVPSVYIFGTDTLGRDIFTRLIFGARVSLTIGLLTPLVGLIIGGILGMAAGFYRGKMEGFIMSVMDAILAFPGLVLLLLVVFHLGPSLKNLILALGFLTIPAFTRVARANTLAFAKREFVMAARALGQNDLHILVQEILPNIMMPLLIYALLVVSYMIVAEGTLGFLGLGVPPPMPSWGGMIADGKEVLDEAAHVSLIPAGIMFVTVLCFNIIGDAIRGLVDGREGQL; this is translated from the coding sequence ATGGGAGACGATAACCTCAATAATAAATTCATCGTTTTGGCCCCCATGTCCCTGTCTGAAAAGCTTGGGGCAAGGTTCTGGCTTTCTATGGGCTGGGTTTTTATTGTATTGGGCTGCGCCTTGTTTGCCGATTATTTTCCTCTGCCCGAATATGGTCATATGGACTGGGAGAATCCAACATCGCCTCCTGGCACCCCTTGTGAGATGCCGGTTCGGCATGCAAACGGCCAATACCTCAGCGTACCATCCGTCTATATTTTCGGAACCGACACCCTGGGCCGTGATATTTTTACCCGGCTTATTTTCGGTGCTCGGGTGTCTTTGACCATCGGCCTGTTAACCCCCCTGGTCGGGCTGATCATCGGAGGCATCCTCGGGATGGCGGCAGGGTTTTACAGAGGCAAGATGGAAGGATTTATCATGTCTGTCATGGATGCAATCCTGGCCTTTCCCGGCCTGGTGCTTTTATTGCTCGTGGTCTTTCACCTGGGCCCCAGCTTAAAGAACCTCATACTGGCCTTGGGTTTTTTGACGATTCCGGCATTTACACGGGTGGCCAGGGCCAATACCCTGGCCTTTGCCAAACGGGAGTTTGTCATGGCTGCACGGGCTTTGGGGCAAAATGATCTTCATATCCTGGTTCAAGAGATTTTGCCCAATATTATGATGCCCCTGTTGATATATGCCCTTTTGGTTGTCTCTTATATGATCGTGGCTGAAGGCACCTTGGGATTTTTAGGCCTGGGGGTTCCCCCGCCAATGCCCAGCTGGGGCGGTATGATCGCAGACGGCAAGGAAGTTCTGGACGAGGCCGCCCATGTCAGTTTGATACCGGCCGGCATTATGTTTGTTACGGTGCTCTGTTTTAATATCATCGGTGACGCCATAAGAGGGCTTGTGGACGGCAGGGAGGGGCAGCTTTGA
- a CDS encoding class I SAM-dependent methyltransferase has protein sequence MDACKKNQDQATMLANRVKKRYKHLYKRYKRQGLEVFRLYDWDIPEIRAVVDWYGGHLVIGEYSREQSRPDWLPMMGDAVAKALNVPQENLHLKIRKAGIKEGTRYQRIDTTDQKIAMGERDLQFFINPSDYVDTGLFSDHRNTRQRVRKMSKGKDFLNLYCYTGAFTCYAAKGGARSTLSVDRSETAITWVKQNLALNELSGPEHCQVQKDTLDFLDQAVRENRSFDLAVVDPPSYSTTKRTEQHFDIAKDHVLLLNQVFLLMRPKATLFFSTNHQNFDLKTDQLNVDQIREITDQTIPEDYVNKRKKIHRCWEIQF, from the coding sequence ATGGACGCCTGTAAAAAAAATCAAGACCAGGCCACGATGCTGGCCAACCGGGTTAAAAAACGATACAAGCATTTGTACAAAAGATATAAACGCCAAGGACTTGAGGTCTTTCGCCTCTATGACTGGGATATCCCTGAAATAAGGGCGGTGGTGGACTGGTATGGCGGCCATCTGGTCATCGGGGAATACAGCCGGGAACAGTCAAGACCGGACTGGCTTCCCATGATGGGAGATGCCGTGGCAAAGGCCTTGAATGTACCCCAAGAAAACCTTCACCTGAAAATCAGAAAAGCCGGCATAAAAGAGGGGACCCGGTATCAACGCATAGACACCACCGACCAGAAAATTGCCATGGGAGAAAGGGATCTTCAATTCTTCATCAACCCCAGCGATTACGTGGATACAGGCCTTTTTTCAGACCATAGAAACACAAGGCAGCGGGTAAGAAAAATGTCTAAAGGAAAAGATTTTTTAAACCTCTACTGCTATACCGGTGCCTTTACCTGTTATGCGGCCAAGGGCGGTGCCCGGTCCACCCTGTCCGTGGACCGGTCTGAAACCGCCATCACCTGGGTAAAACAAAACCTGGCCCTGAACGAATTGTCCGGGCCTGAACATTGCCAGGTCCAAAAAGACACCCTTGATTTTTTAGATCAAGCCGTCCGTGAAAACCGCTCGTTTGATCTGGCAGTGGTGGATCCTCCGTCCTATTCCACCACCAAGCGCACTGAACAGCACTTTGACATTGCAAAAGACCATGTATTGCTCCTCAACCAGGTCTTTTTGCTCATGCGGCCCAAAGCAACCTTGTTTTTCTCAACCAACCACCAGAATTTTGATTTAAAAACAGATCAGCTCAATGTGGATCAAATCAGGGAAATCACAGACCAGACCATTCCTGAAGACTATGTCAACAAACGCAAAAAAATCCATCGATGCTGGGAGATCCAATTCTGA
- a CDS encoding IS4 family transposase, which translates to MTHISVPKKQLRSLNFDNFRCPLIKSLSKAPELQSRGDRPLKMTFEDQINALVYFHLQEHKSARHLIQDLKENVFAKENIAPDGGISRSSFCEAINHRGLEQLQFIFEDLYKQALECHPGEHAELGELVSIDGSLINAVLSMHWANYRKGSKKAKVHCGFDINHGIPNKIFLTEGNGAERTFVPKILSKGQTGVMDRGYQSHKEFDLLQEQGKHFVCRIKTRTTRTIIDNHETPSDSYIFYDALVKLGTPNQNQTKRPVRVVGYKIAGVKYYVATDRHDLTAEQIATIYKLRWTIEDFFKWWKEHLKVYHLIARSEYGLMVQILGGLITYLLLAIHCQKQFNEKVTIKRVRQLRTAILNDLFGCEEQGSHSSNRDNIVKDQKIIEQAKT; encoded by the coding sequence ATGACGCACATCTCAGTCCCTAAAAAACAACTACGGTCCCTGAACTTTGACAATTTCAGGTGCCCTCTGATAAAGTCACTTTCAAAAGCACCGGAATTACAATCTCGAGGAGACCGCCCTTTAAAAATGACATTCGAAGACCAGATAAATGCTTTGGTTTATTTCCATCTTCAGGAGCACAAGTCTGCCCGACATTTAATTCAGGATCTCAAGGAGAATGTTTTTGCTAAAGAAAATATTGCGCCAGACGGTGGTATCAGCCGTAGTAGTTTCTGTGAAGCCATCAATCACAGGGGACTCGAACAACTGCAATTTATCTTTGAGGATCTTTATAAACAGGCTCTTGAGTGTCATCCGGGTGAACACGCCGAGTTAGGAGAGTTGGTTTCCATTGACGGTAGTCTCATAAATGCAGTCCTTTCAATGCACTGGGCGAACTACAGAAAAGGAAGTAAAAAAGCCAAAGTACATTGCGGATTTGACATTAATCACGGAATCCCAAACAAAATCTTTTTGACTGAAGGCAACGGCGCTGAACGCACTTTTGTTCCCAAAATACTTTCCAAGGGGCAAACAGGTGTTATGGATCGTGGATATCAATCCCATAAAGAATTTGACCTGCTTCAGGAGCAAGGCAAACATTTTGTCTGCCGTATAAAAACCAGGACAACAAGAACAATTATTGATAACCACGAGACCCCTTCCGACAGCTACATTTTTTATGATGCACTGGTTAAACTTGGTACTCCGAATCAAAACCAGACGAAAAGGCCTGTTCGGGTTGTTGGCTATAAAATTGCTGGCGTCAAATACTATGTGGCAACTGACAGGCATGATTTAACAGCGGAACAAATAGCAACAATTTATAAACTCCGGTGGACCATTGAGGATTTTTTCAAATGGTGGAAAGAACATCTGAAGGTATATCATCTCATTGCCCGCAGTGAATACGGCCTTATGGTTCAGATTCTTGGCGGCCTTATCACTTACCTGTTACTGGCAATCCATTGCCAAAAACAGTTTAATGAAAAGGTCACGATCAAAAGAGTTCGGCAGCTGCGAACCGCCATTCTAAATGACCTGTTTGGCTGCGAGGAGCAGGGCTCTCATAGTTCAAACAGGGACAATATTGTCAAAGATCAAAAAATTATTGAGCAAGCAAAAACCTAA
- a CDS encoding GAF domain-containing protein, producing MENHTMYYDTIIKLTTAISQCKDPEEVALITAESVKTAFRAKGCSVFLVDKTTRELGLVASSGLSREYLDKGPIHFMQTIKEARDAVPIAIYDVFDDPRIEYPEAAQKEGISSLLGVPIISHNKILGALRVYTSDPWEFSFNDITLVQAVALICGMAMDMCRMYKGFKTSIEILKNMRKDDSYKSHKWTPYEGVPTSVDQSICDY from the coding sequence ATGGAGAATCACACCATGTATTACGACACCATCATCAAACTGACCACTGCCATATCCCAGTGTAAGGATCCCGAGGAAGTGGCTTTAATAACTGCGGAAAGTGTTAAAACCGCATTCAGGGCAAAGGGATGTTCTGTCTTTCTGGTGGACAAAACAACGCGGGAACTTGGCCTTGTGGCCTCATCCGGTCTGAGCCGGGAATACCTGGACAAGGGCCCGATTCATTTTATGCAGACCATCAAAGAGGCCAGGGACGCGGTCCCCATTGCCATTTATGATGTGTTTGACGACCCGAGGATTGAATATCCCGAAGCCGCTCAAAAAGAAGGGATTTCCTCATTGTTGGGGGTTCCCATTATCAGTCACAACAAAATCCTGGGCGCCTTGAGGGTCTACACCTCAGACCCCTGGGAATTTTCTTTTAATGACATCACCCTGGTCCAGGCCGTGGCCCTGATCTGCGGGATGGCCATGGACATGTGCCGGATGTACAAAGGCTTCAAAACCAGTATTGAAATCCTTAAAAACATGAGAAAAGACGATTCTTACAAATCCCACAAATGGACACCCTACGAAGGGGTGCCCACCTCTGTGGACCAGTCCATATGTGACTATTAA
- a CDS encoding IS4 family transposase — protein MTHISVPKKQLRSLNFDNFRCPLIKSLSKAPELQSRGDRPLKMTFEDQINALVYFHLQEHKSARHLIQDLKENVFAKENIAPDGGISRSSFCEAINHRGLEQLQFIFEDLYKQALECHPGEHAELGELVSIDGSLINAVLSMHWANYRKGSKKAKVHCGFDINHGIPNKIFLTEGNGAERTFVPKILSKGQTGVMDRGYQSHKEFDLLQEQGKHFVCRIKTRTTRTIIDNHETPSDSYIFYDALVKLGTPNQNQTKRPVRVVGYKIAGVKYYVATDRHDLTAEQIATIYKLRWTIEDFFKWWKEHLKVYHLIARSEYGLMVQILGGLITYLLLAIHCQKQFNEKVTIKRVRQLRTAILNDLFGCEEQGSHSSNRDNIVKDQKIIEQAKA, from the coding sequence ATGACGCACATCTCAGTCCCTAAAAAACAACTACGGTCCCTGAACTTTGACAATTTCAGGTGCCCTCTGATAAAGTCACTTTCAAAAGCACCGGAATTACAATCTCGAGGAGACCGCCCTTTAAAAATGACATTCGAAGACCAGATAAATGCTTTGGTTTATTTCCATCTTCAGGAGCACAAGTCTGCCCGACATTTAATTCAGGATCTCAAGGAGAATGTTTTTGCTAAAGAAAATATTGCGCCAGACGGTGGTATCAGCCGTAGTAGTTTCTGTGAAGCCATCAATCACAGGGGACTCGAACAACTGCAATTTATCTTTGAGGATCTTTATAAACAGGCTCTTGAGTGTCATCCGGGTGAACACGCCGAGTTAGGAGAGTTGGTTTCCATTGACGGTAGTCTCATAAATGCAGTCCTTTCAATGCACTGGGCGAACTACAGAAAAGGAAGTAAAAAAGCCAAAGTACATTGCGGATTTGACATTAATCACGGAATCCCAAACAAAATCTTTTTGACTGAAGGCAACGGCGCTGAACGCACTTTTGTTCCCAAAATACTTTCCAAGGGGCAAACAGGTGTTATGGATCGTGGATATCAATCCCATAAAGAATTTGACCTGCTTCAGGAGCAAGGCAAACATTTTGTCTGCCGTATAAAAACCAGGACAACAAGAACAATTATTGATAACCACGAGACCCCTTCCGACAGCTACATTTTTTATGATGCACTGGTTAAACTTGGTACTCCGAATCAAAACCAGACGAAAAGGCCTGTTCGGGTTGTTGGCTATAAAATTGCTGGCGTCAAATACTATGTGGCAACTGACAGGCATGATTTAACAGCGGAACAAATAGCAACAATTTATAAACTCCGGTGGACCATTGAGGATTTTTTCAAATGGTGGAAAGAACATCTGAAGGTATATCATCTCATTGCCCGCAGTGAATACGGCCTTATGGTTCAGATTCTTGGCGGCCTTATCACTTACCTGTTACTGGCAATCCATTGCCAAAAACAGTTTAACGAAAAGGTCACGATCAAAAGAGTTCGGCAGCTGCGAACCGCCATTCTAAATGACCTGTTTGGCTGCGAGGAGCAGGGCTCTCATAGTTCAAACAGGGACAATATTGTCAAAGATCAAAAAATTATTGAGCAAGCAAAAGCCTAA
- a CDS encoding ABC transporter permease, with product MIDLLPGDAAHEIAGENASIEEVSEIQEQLGLNKNIIARYFRWVARVFQGDLGVSSITQEVVAEAILARLPVTIELMLVAQFFALFLAVPLGIISAYKANSGFDDLLAGLAFGFMSTPVFVMSIMFIYFFFIKTGMVAGHRVCAALPGIFKKYSVFYPAGIEHCPGGVGAFNAGVEK from the coding sequence ATGATAGATCTTCTGCCGGGTGATGCCGCCCATGAGATCGCAGGTGAAAATGCATCCATTGAAGAGGTCAGCGAAATCCAAGAGCAGCTCGGGCTGAATAAAAATATCATTGCCCGGTATTTTCGATGGGTTGCACGGGTGTTCCAAGGCGATCTCGGGGTGTCAAGCATCACCCAGGAAGTCGTTGCTGAAGCGATTTTAGCACGGCTGCCCGTAACAATTGAACTCATGCTGGTGGCCCAGTTCTTTGCACTTTTTCTGGCCGTTCCCCTTGGGATAATAAGCGCCTACAAGGCCAATTCCGGCTTTGATGATCTTCTCGCCGGACTTGCATTTGGATTCATGTCCACCCCTGTCTTTGTCATGTCCATCATGTTCATCTATTTTTTTTTCATTAAAACTGGGATGGTTGCCGGCCACAGGGTATGTGCCGCTCTCCCAGGGATTTTTAAAAAATATTCAGTCTTTTATCCTGCCGGGATTGAGCATTGCCCTGGTGGAGTGGGTGCCTTTAATGCGGGTGTTGAGAAGTGA
- a CDS encoding NAD(P)/FAD-dependent oxidoreductase: protein MLKDGEKGVIRQRGKNDPSYAIAPHMPCGVVKPDTLRTLADVADKYKVSELKITSAARIAIIGIEEDQVDGVWKDLGMDPGHATGLCVRSIKVCPGIQYCRLANQDSLEMGMALDQIYHGMNLPSKMKMGVSGCKIQCAENCIKDISLYGTPKGWTVMIGGNGSARPRLADILVENLSDPDAQNMVAKVVAYYKEHSKRERTGRMIDRMGLDTVKQALLAS from the coding sequence ATGCTTAAGGATGGAGAAAAAGGGGTGATTCGTCAGCGGGGGAAAAATGATCCCTCCTATGCCATTGCCCCGCATATGCCCTGCGGTGTGGTAAAACCTGATACCCTTCGTACCCTGGCTGATGTGGCAGATAAATACAAGGTCTCTGAATTAAAAATTACCAGTGCCGCCAGAATTGCCATCATCGGTATTGAAGAAGACCAGGTGGACGGGGTATGGAAGGATCTTGGCATGGATCCGGGGCATGCCACAGGGCTTTGTGTGAGAAGCATCAAGGTCTGCCCGGGCATCCAGTACTGCCGGCTGGCAAACCAGGACAGCCTTGAAATGGGAATGGCACTTGACCAGATTTACCACGGCATGAACCTGCCCAGCAAGATGAAGATGGGGGTCTCTGGATGCAAGATTCAGTGCGCTGAAAATTGTATCAAGGATATTTCCCTCTACGGCACCCCAAAAGGCTGGACCGTGATGATCGGGGGAAACGGATCAGCACGGCCCAGGCTGGCAGATATTCTGGTTGAAAACCTCAGTGACCCGGATGCCCAGAACATGGTGGCAAAGGTGGTCGCGTATTACAAGGAACACTCAAAGCGCGAACGCACGGGCCGGATGATCGACCGCATGGGGCTTGATACGGTAAAACAGGCCCTGCTGGCCTCTTAA